In one Streptomyces marincola genomic region, the following are encoded:
- a CDS encoding pyridoxamine 5'-phosphate oxidase family protein, translating into MAETQPAPRDGAQRKQDALARLAEDVDLWVSTAGPDGEACLVPLSFVWHDSYLLAATRTGNPTTVNARRTGRATLALGHTRDVVLIEADADILPSDGLDAAEGEQFVAKLGWDPRGRESWSFLRFRPRTIRAWREVNEQQGRYLMTDGTWLV; encoded by the coding sequence ATGGCAGAGACACAGCCCGCCCCACGTGACGGTGCGCAGCGCAAGCAGGATGCACTGGCGCGGCTCGCGGAGGATGTCGACCTGTGGGTTTCCACGGCCGGGCCGGACGGTGAAGCGTGCCTGGTTCCGCTGTCGTTCGTCTGGCACGACTCCTACCTGCTGGCCGCCACCCGGACGGGCAACCCGACGACCGTCAACGCCCGCCGCACCGGCCGTGCGACGCTCGCCCTCGGGCACACCAGGGACGTGGTGCTCATCGAGGCGGACGCGGACATCCTGCCGAGTGACGGCCTCGACGCGGCCGAGGGTGAGCAGTTCGTCGCCAAGCTGGGCTGGGACCCACGGGGGCGGGAGAGTTGGTCGTTCCTCCGATTCCGCCCCCGCACCATCCGCGCCTGGCGCGAGGTGAACGAACAGCAGGGCCGCTATCTGATGACTGACGGCACCTGGTTGGTCTGA
- a CDS encoding DUF397 domain-containing protein, whose translation MSSPGLDLAVWRRSSHSNTNGGNCLEVADGVPGVVPVRDSKAPVRVIAISASAWRAFVAGVGGL comes from the coding sequence ATGAGTTCTCCCGGCCTGGACCTGGCCGTGTGGCGGCGGTCCAGCCACAGCAATACGAACGGCGGCAACTGCCTTGAGGTGGCCGATGGCGTGCCGGGCGTGGTACCGGTGCGAGACAGCAAGGCACCCGTGCGGGTGATAGCGATATCCGCGAGTGCGTGGCGGGCGTTCGTGGCAGGGGTTGGCGGGCTGTAG